From a region of the uncultured Draconibacterium sp. genome:
- a CDS encoding NADH-dependent [FeFe] hydrogenase, group A6 — MDIVNLTIDNKPVVVKSGTTILEAASGVGMHIPTLCHMKLEDLNIENKPGGCRICVVEVEGRRNLAPACCTDVSEGMKINTHSMRVINARRTVMELILSDHPFDCLICAKSGNCDLQDMAHNLGIREIHYKGEQSTYREDTSPAIIREVDKCIMCRRCETMCNEVQTVGVLSAINRGFESVVSPAFEMNLDHSVCTYCGQCVAVCPTGALTEVDETGKVIRALSDPTKTVIVQTAPAVRAALGEEFGMEAGSLVTGKLVAALRRLGFDHVFDTDFAADLTIMEEGTELLNRLGKHLAGDKDVKLPILTSCCPAWVKFFEHQFPEMKDIPSTARSPQQMFGAIAKTYFADQLGIKREDLVVVSIMPCVAKKYECGREEFKTNDNPDVDHAITTRELAALIKLSNIEFKSLPNEDFDNPLGESTGAGVIFGTTGGVIEAAVRTAYEVHTKKELPKLDFDELRGMEGIREATIDFDGLPIKIGIAHGLGNARKLLEDIQAGNSEFHAIEIMSCPGGCIGGGGQPYHHGDAGILKKRQAALYQEDKNKTLRKSHENPHIIELYEKFLGEPMSEKAHHLLHTKYFDRT; from the coding sequence ATGGATATAGTAAATCTTACAATAGATAATAAACCGGTTGTGGTAAAATCAGGAACCACAATTCTGGAAGCGGCATCGGGTGTTGGCATGCATATTCCAACGCTGTGCCACATGAAACTTGAAGACCTGAATATTGAAAACAAACCGGGAGGCTGCCGTATTTGTGTGGTAGAGGTGGAAGGAAGAAGAAACCTGGCACCGGCTTGTTGCACCGATGTGAGTGAAGGAATGAAGATTAACACGCACTCGATGCGGGTGATTAATGCGCGCAGAACGGTAATGGAGTTGATTCTTTCCGATCATCCATTTGATTGTTTGATCTGTGCAAAATCGGGCAACTGCGATTTGCAGGATATGGCACACAATCTCGGAATTCGCGAAATTCATTATAAAGGTGAGCAGTCGACTTACCGCGAAGATACTTCGCCGGCAATTATTCGCGAGGTGGACAAATGTATTATGTGCCGCCGTTGTGAGACTATGTGTAACGAAGTGCAAACCGTTGGTGTTTTATCTGCCATAAATCGTGGTTTCGAATCAGTTGTTTCACCCGCTTTTGAAATGAACCTCGACCACTCGGTATGTACCTATTGTGGTCAGTGTGTAGCTGTTTGCCCGACAGGAGCATTAACCGAAGTTGACGAAACCGGAAAAGTAATTCGTGCGCTTTCTGATCCTACAAAAACGGTAATCGTACAAACCGCTCCTGCGGTGCGCGCTGCTTTGGGCGAGGAGTTTGGAATGGAAGCCGGATCGCTGGTTACCGGTAAACTGGTGGCTGCTTTACGCCGTTTGGGATTCGATCATGTTTTTGATACCGACTTTGCCGCCGACCTTACCATTATGGAAGAAGGAACTGAATTGCTGAATCGTTTAGGAAAACATTTGGCAGGCGATAAAGATGTAAAACTTCCTATTCTTACTTCATGCTGTCCGGCGTGGGTGAAATTCTTTGAACACCAATTCCCGGAAATGAAAGATATTCCTTCAACAGCGCGATCGCCACAGCAAATGTTTGGTGCTATTGCCAAAACCTATTTTGCCGATCAGTTGGGAATTAAACGCGAAGATTTGGTTGTAGTTTCGATTATGCCATGCGTGGCTAAAAAATACGAGTGTGGTCGCGAAGAGTTTAAAACCAATGATAATCCGGATGTTGATCATGCAATTACTACACGAGAGTTGGCCGCACTGATCAAACTTTCAAATATTGAATTTAAATCACTGCCAAACGAAGACTTTGATAATCCACTGGGTGAATCAACAGGTGCCGGAGTGATCTTCGGAACAACCGGCGGTGTTATTGAAGCAGCAGTTCGTACTGCGTATGAAGTTCATACCAAAAAAGAATTACCAAAATTAGATTTTGATGAACTGCGTGGTATGGAAGGAATACGCGAAGCAACTATCGATTTTGACGGCTTGCCAATAAAAATTGGTATTGCACACGGATTGGGTAATGCACGTAAACTTCTGGAAGATATTCAGGCAGGAAACAGTGAATTCCACGCCATTGAGATAATGAGCTGCCCTGGTGGATGTATAGGTGGTGGTGGACAACCTTATCACCACGGAGATGCCGGCATTTTGAAAAAGCGTCAGGCTGCCCTGTATCAGGAAGACAAGAATAAAACTCTGCGGAAATCGCACGAGAATCCACATATTATTGAGTTGTATGAAAAGTTCCTGGGTGAACCGATGAGCGAAAAAGCACATCATTTGTTGCACACCAAGTATTTCGACAGGACTTAA
- a CDS encoding NADH-quinone oxidoreductase subunit NuoF, which yields MTDYKMHLLICGGTGCKASESDEIKNRLNQLINDHGLADEVQVVLTGCFGFCEKGPIIKVLPDNTFYVQVTPNDVVEIVEEHIVKGRPVKRLLYTDPNSAEQISDSKGMDFYKKQIRIALKNCGFINPENIDEYIARDGYQALGKCLSELSPEEVIKEVKDSGLRGRGGGGFPTGLKWEITKNVENDQKYVVCNADEGDPGAFMDRSILEGDPHSVLEAMAVCGYCIGADKGLVYIRAEYPLAIQRLKTAIKQAEEYGLIGDDILGSGFNFHIELRYGAGAFVCGEETALIHSMEGLRGEPTFKPPFPSVSGYMGKPTNVNNVETFANIPVILNKGAEWFSKIGTEKSKGTKVFALAGKINNVGLIEVPMGTTLREVIYDIGGGIKDGKEFKAVQTGGPSGGCLTKDFLDLPIDYDNLLASGSMMGSGGMIVMDENDCMVSIAKFYLDFTLEESCGKCTPCRVGNKRLYELLDKITQGKGEELDIEKLKDLSVVIKDTALCGLGQTSPNPVLSTIKNFEHEYKAHVLDGKCPAGQCKSLLRYDIIEDLCTGCTLCFRNCPVGAISGERRAPHFIDQTLCIKCGVCFEKCKFNAITLT from the coding sequence ATGACTGATTATAAAATGCATCTTTTAATTTGTGGTGGTACCGGGTGTAAAGCATCGGAAAGCGACGAAATTAAAAACAGGCTAAACCAGCTGATTAATGATCACGGACTCGCAGATGAAGTTCAGGTGGTACTGACCGGTTGTTTTGGTTTTTGCGAAAAAGGACCCATCATAAAAGTATTACCCGACAATACTTTTTATGTGCAGGTTACGCCAAACGATGTGGTTGAAATTGTAGAGGAGCATATTGTAAAAGGCCGTCCTGTAAAGCGTTTGTTATATACCGATCCTAACAGCGCTGAGCAAATCAGCGATTCAAAAGGCATGGATTTCTACAAAAAACAAATCCGTATCGCCTTAAAGAACTGTGGTTTTATCAACCCAGAAAATATCGACGAATATATTGCCCGCGATGGTTACCAGGCTTTGGGGAAATGTTTGTCGGAGCTATCGCCTGAAGAGGTTATAAAAGAAGTGAAAGACTCCGGTTTGCGTGGCCGTGGTGGTGGCGGTTTCCCAACAGGATTAAAATGGGAGATTACTAAAAATGTAGAAAACGACCAGAAATATGTAGTTTGTAATGCCGACGAGGGCGACCCTGGTGCATTTATGGACCGCTCGATTTTGGAAGGCGATCCTCACTCGGTGTTGGAGGCAATGGCCGTTTGCGGTTATTGTATTGGTGCCGACAAGGGACTGGTTTATATTCGTGCCGAATATCCACTTGCCATTCAACGTCTAAAAACTGCCATCAAACAAGCCGAAGAATATGGCTTGATCGGCGATGATATTTTAGGCAGTGGTTTTAATTTCCATATTGAATTGCGCTATGGTGCCGGAGCTTTTGTTTGTGGTGAAGAAACCGCGCTGATCCATTCCATGGAAGGTTTACGTGGCGAACCAACATTCAAACCGCCGTTCCCATCCGTTTCCGGGTACATGGGAAAACCTACCAACGTAAACAACGTGGAAACCTTTGCAAACATTCCGGTGATTTTGAATAAAGGTGCTGAATGGTTCAGTAAAATCGGTACCGAAAAATCCAAAGGAACAAAAGTATTTGCTCTGGCCGGAAAGATCAATAATGTTGGTTTAATTGAGGTGCCAATGGGAACAACACTGCGCGAAGTGATTTACGATATTGGTGGTGGAATTAAAGACGGAAAAGAGTTTAAGGCCGTTCAAACCGGTGGTCCGTCGGGGGGATGTTTAACTAAAGATTTCCTGGATTTACCAATTGATTACGATAACCTGTTGGCATCCGGATCTATGATGGGATCGGGTGGAATGATTGTAATGGATGAGAACGATTGTATGGTTTCCATCGCTAAATTCTATTTGGATTTCACCTTGGAAGAGTCGTGCGGAAAATGTACACCATGCCGCGTTGGAAACAAGCGTCTTTACGAATTGCTGGATAAAATTACCCAGGGAAAAGGAGAAGAACTGGATATTGAAAAATTGAAAGATTTAAGTGTGGTTATTAAAGATACGGCACTTTGTGGTTTGGGGCAGACTTCGCCTAACCCAGTGCTTTCAACCATAAAGAATTTCGAACACGAATATAAGGCACACGTATTGGACGGAAAATGTCCGGCAGGTCAGTGTAAGTCGCTATTGCGTTACGATATCATTGAAGATCTGTGTACCGGTTGTACGCTTTGTTTCCGCAATTGCCCGGTAGGAGCTATCTCTGGCGAGCGCCGTGCACCGCATTTTATCGATCAGACATTATGTATTAAGTGTGGCGTGTGTTTTGAAAAATGTAAATTCAATGCAATAACCCTAACCTAA
- a CDS encoding PAS domain S-box protein, with amino-acid sequence MIYDKESFLTGNIEDPAIHQKIIDALPIPIFYRDTEGIYQMCNAAHEKFTGKTKEQILGKPLHEVHVKEMADKYLAQDKELIANPDVQVYNTQVRHGDGTSHHVILNKAVIRDNENKIVGIVGSINDITELKKTEKRLEKAQETMQVSSQMIHKISSGIVMVDSNFKIVDSNEYFAKLMGEDTEELYETIPGLTGADVKGLVPDVIYKMISSVLTSGDELAERDLKFFNKLMHVSVRTLYKNKVVGVVFRDMSAPMLVQDEIINRARKINKQNIETVQKIAFLLGENAAETEELLNSIIETYRYGDDNKS; translated from the coding sequence ATGATTTACGATAAAGAATCGTTTCTGACCGGCAATATTGAAGATCCGGCCATTCATCAGAAAATTATTGATGCGCTGCCGATACCTATTTTTTACCGCGACACTGAAGGAATTTATCAAATGTGTAATGCCGCACACGAAAAATTTACGGGCAAAACAAAGGAGCAAATACTGGGCAAACCTTTACACGAAGTTCATGTAAAAGAAATGGCCGACAAATATCTAGCACAGGACAAAGAACTGATTGCCAATCCCGATGTTCAGGTATACAACACACAAGTACGGCATGGCGACGGCACCTCGCACCATGTTATTTTAAATAAAGCAGTGATTCGTGATAACGAGAATAAAATTGTTGGGATTGTTGGTTCGATCAATGACATAACCGAATTGAAAAAAACCGAAAAACGCCTGGAGAAAGCACAGGAAACAATGCAGGTTTCGTCGCAAATGATCCACAAAATATCGTCGGGAATTGTTATGGTGGACAGCAATTTTAAAATCGTGGACTCCAATGAATATTTTGCCAAACTAATGGGCGAAGACACGGAAGAATTGTACGAAACGATCCCCGGGCTGACGGGCGCCGATGTAAAAGGACTAGTGCCCGATGTGATTTACAAAATGATTTCGAGCGTTCTTACATCGGGTGATGAACTGGCTGAACGCGATTTAAAATTCTTCAATAAACTCATGCACGTTTCGGTAAGAACTCTGTACAAAAATAAAGTAGTTGGCGTTGTCTTTCGCGATATGTCGGCGCCAATGCTGGTACAGGATGAAATTATTAACCGTGCGCGCAAAATCAACAAACAAAATATTGAAACGGTGCAGAAAATTGCCTTTCTGTTGGGCGAAAATGCAGCCGAAACCGAAGAATTGCTAAACTCCATAATTGAAACCTATCGCTATGGTGACGACAACAAATCCTGA
- a CDS encoding SpoIIE family protein phosphatase — protein MVTTTNPDYHVEIDFQQKRPKGEIACGDVFQSSIIREEGRTILVLSDGIGHGIKASVLATLTSTMALKYSLLHTKPEVAARIIMETLPKSSDGKESYATFTIIELDNEGHIRIVNYDNPGILVLRNGVAMQGKEYNLTIRGEENTGKVLHCKEFTARKEDRIIFMSDGVPQSGLGNQRYPIGWGMENIENFALNQIKRMPDISATKLARKIVNQAVMNDQFSVKDDTSCGVMYFREPRKFMLITGPPFYKIKDYDFVGRIQGFEGKKIICGGTTAEIIARELDLTVEIQHGNKNLEKLPPTAKMHGFEMVTEGILTLGKVEEILENYDSDTRLTDTTPEQIVKLLLQHDCIDIIVGTRINWAHQDPEQPLELELRKFVVKRIVKLLIHKFFKKVMIEYV, from the coding sequence ATGGTGACGACAACAAATCCTGACTACCACGTTGAAATTGACTTTCAGCAAAAGCGGCCGAAAGGAGAGATTGCCTGTGGCGACGTGTTTCAATCGAGCATTATTCGAGAGGAAGGACGCACCATTTTAGTATTGAGCGACGGCATCGGGCACGGAATTAAAGCCAGTGTTTTAGCCACACTAACTTCTACAATGGCCTTAAAATATTCGTTGCTGCACACCAAACCCGAAGTGGCCGCTCGCATAATTATGGAAACCTTGCCAAAGAGTAGCGACGGAAAAGAAAGTTATGCCACCTTCACCATTATTGAGTTAGACAATGAAGGACATATTAGAATTGTAAATTACGATAACCCGGGAATTTTGGTATTAAGGAACGGGGTTGCTATGCAGGGAAAAGAATACAACCTAACGATTAGAGGCGAGGAAAATACAGGCAAAGTATTGCATTGCAAAGAGTTTACTGCCCGGAAAGAAGACCGCATAATTTTTATGTCGGACGGAGTGCCACAATCTGGCCTTGGAAACCAACGCTACCCGATTGGATGGGGAATGGAAAACATCGAAAATTTTGCACTTAACCAGATCAAACGAATGCCCGATATTTCGGCTACAAAACTGGCACGAAAAATTGTTAATCAGGCGGTAATGAACGATCAGTTTTCGGTTAAAGACGACACCAGCTGCGGCGTGATGTATTTTCGCGAACCGCGTAAATTTATGCTGATAACCGGTCCGCCTTTCTACAAAATAAAAGACTACGATTTTGTTGGCCGTATTCAGGGTTTCGAAGGAAAGAAAATTATTTGCGGAGGAACCACCGCCGAAATTATTGCCCGCGAGCTTGACCTTACTGTTGAAATCCAGCACGGCAACAAAAACCTTGAAAAATTACCGCCAACAGCAAAAATGCACGGTTTTGAAATGGTTACAGAAGGAATTCTGACACTCGGAAAAGTGGAAGAAATTCTTGAAAACTATGACAGTGACACCCGGCTTACTGACACCACACCTGAGCAAATTGTGAAGCTTTTATTACAGCACGATTGCATTGATATTATTGTTGGAACCCGTATTAATTGGGCACATCAGGATCCGGAGCAACCACTGGAACTCGAACTACGAAAATTTGTAGTAAAACGTATTGTTAAGCTACTGATACACAAATTCTTTAAAAAGGTAATGATTGAATATGTGTAA
- a CDS encoding [Fe-Fe] hydrogenase large subunit C-terminal domain-containing protein encodes MKVVEKYHAITVDKDKCTGCTHCMKSCPTEAIRIRGGVAKINSDRCVDCGNCLRACPVDAFYVEHDSLEQLNKYKYRVVLFPSVMIGQFPETYTEGKIYEALLKLGFTHIFEVEQPIGLLIDEIKNEVEESPRKPMISSFCPAIVRLIQSRYPSLVENIVPVKAPHDLAACHAIELLTKQGVKREEIGTFYVSPCSAKMAAVKRPLGEEVSAVDGLIKMSDLYNHIMRVIEKEEKNDTAPLRKDLTLDGILWSLPRGEARHFKRNSMAVDGIHNVVKILERMENDEVPVLDFLELKSCHQGCAGGILLTGNRFLTVERLQKRSKRYPHASSMDVSAVSCLGIKNRMKADPIEPRYVFALDSDRLKALEKMQKVDRILCQLPGIDCGSCGAPNCHALAEDMVQGKAKMTDCIFLQNRYLNEKKISIEKATKNLEKAWGKNRFDADCNRRGGRNEGF; translated from the coding sequence ATGAAGGTTGTAGAAAAATATCATGCCATAACAGTTGACAAAGATAAATGTACGGGCTGCACGCACTGCATGAAATCATGTCCAACTGAGGCAATTCGGATACGCGGGGGAGTGGCAAAAATAAATTCTGACCGATGTGTGGATTGCGGAAACTGTCTGCGCGCGTGCCCGGTTGATGCTTTTTATGTAGAGCACGATAGTTTAGAGCAACTGAATAAATACAAATACCGGGTGGTGCTTTTTCCATCGGTAATGATTGGGCAGTTTCCCGAAACTTATACCGAGGGTAAAATTTACGAAGCACTGCTGAAACTTGGATTTACGCATATTTTTGAGGTAGAACAGCCCATCGGTTTGTTGATCGATGAGATAAAGAATGAAGTTGAAGAATCGCCCCGTAAACCAATGATCTCATCGTTTTGCCCTGCAATTGTTCGGTTGATACAATCGCGCTACCCATCGCTGGTTGAGAATATTGTGCCGGTGAAAGCACCGCACGATTTGGCGGCTTGTCATGCCATTGAGCTATTGACCAAACAAGGAGTTAAACGCGAAGAAATAGGAACTTTTTATGTGTCGCCTTGTTCGGCAAAAATGGCTGCTGTTAAACGTCCTTTGGGAGAAGAAGTGTCGGCAGTGGATGGCCTGATTAAAATGAGTGATTTGTACAATCACATCATGCGGGTAATTGAAAAGGAAGAAAAAAACGACACCGCTCCGTTGCGCAAAGATCTAACGCTCGATGGAATTCTGTGGAGTCTTCCGCGTGGCGAAGCAAGGCATTTTAAACGTAACTCGATGGCGGTTGACGGCATCCACAATGTGGTTAAAATTCTGGAGCGAATGGAAAACGACGAGGTTCCGGTGTTGGATTTTCTGGAATTGAAATCGTGTCACCAAGGATGTGCCGGCGGGATTTTGCTTACGGGCAATCGGTTCTTAACTGTTGAACGATTGCAAAAACGATCAAAACGTTATCCGCATGCTTCATCTATGGATGTTTCGGCAGTAAGCTGTTTGGGGATAAAAAATAGAATGAAAGCGGATCCTATTGAGCCAAGATATGTTTTTGCCCTGGATTCTGACCGGTTGAAAGCACTGGAAAAAATGCAGAAAGTAGATCGTATTTTATGCCAGCTGCCAGGAATTGACTGCGGCAGTTGCGGTGCTCCCAATTGCCATGCACTGGCCGAAGATATGGTGCAGGGGAAAGCAAAGATGACAGATTGTATTTTCTTACAAAATAGGTACTTAAACGAGAAAAAAATAAGCATCGAAAAAGCGACAAAGAACCTGGAAAAAGCCTGGGGAAAAAATCGTTTTGACGCTGATTGTAACAGAAGAGGAGGAAGAAATGAAGGTTTCTGA
- a CDS encoding NAD(P)H-dependent oxidoreductase subunit E, with amino-acid sequence MPKIKLAENTVQLIKDICKEFENKESELINVLHQVQSKLGYLPAEVQEVIAKELKTSVAKVYGVVTFYSFFTMIPQGENPISICMGTACYVRGAEQVLNEFKRQLKVEVGESTEDGKFSINCLRCVGACGLAPVVTVGEKVYGRVAPTDVKKIIAEYHNR; translated from the coding sequence ATGCCAAAAATTAAATTAGCAGAGAATACAGTACAACTCATAAAAGATATTTGTAAGGAGTTTGAAAATAAGGAAAGCGAACTGATAAACGTGCTACACCAGGTGCAAAGCAAATTGGGTTATTTGCCCGCTGAGGTGCAGGAAGTAATTGCAAAAGAGCTAAAAACATCGGTGGCTAAAGTGTACGGTGTTGTAACTTTTTACAGCTTTTTTACAATGATTCCGCAGGGCGAAAATCCAATCTCAATTTGTATGGGAACGGCCTGTTATGTTCGTGGTGCCGAGCAGGTGCTCAACGAATTCAAACGCCAGCTGAAAGTGGAAGTGGGTGAGTCGACCGAAGATGGTAAATTTTCCATTAACTGCTTGCGCTGTGTGGGAGCCTGTGGTTTGGCTCCGGTGGTAACCGTTGGCGAAAAAGTGTACGGCAGGGTAGCACCAACCGATGTAAAGAAGATTATCGCCGAATATCACAATCGTTAG
- a CDS encoding PHP domain-containing protein has translation MQKFRADLHIHTVLSPCADLEMAPRKIVEQAREAGLHIIGITDHNSTLNAKVIRDLAREKGILALTGAEVTTKEEVHCLAFFENDETLDEFQQYLEQNITRIPNPDGHFGYQPVVDENEEVLELVPYYLTSALKKSISSVQKYVYELGGIFIPAHVNRPLNGLFSHLGFVPKNLEFDAMGITGKTSEKYVRKHYELEDKISLIYNSDAHFLEQIGTRYSVFNIQELSFREVKTALNQQDKRFVEIV, from the coding sequence ATGCAAAAATTCAGGGCCGACCTACATATTCATACCGTACTTTCGCCCTGTGCCGACCTTGAAATGGCTCCGCGTAAAATTGTGGAACAAGCCCGGGAGGCAGGATTGCATATTATTGGAATCACCGATCATAATTCAACCTTAAATGCTAAAGTAATTCGCGATTTGGCGCGAGAAAAAGGGATTTTGGCACTAACCGGTGCAGAAGTTACTACCAAAGAAGAAGTGCACTGCCTGGCTTTTTTCGAAAACGATGAAACCCTTGATGAATTTCAGCAATATTTGGAGCAGAACATTACCCGTATCCCAAATCCCGACGGACACTTTGGTTATCAGCCGGTTGTTGACGAAAACGAAGAGGTGTTGGAGCTGGTTCCGTATTACCTCACATCAGCATTGAAAAAAAGTATTTCATCGGTTCAAAAATACGTGTACGAGTTAGGCGGTATTTTTATTCCGGCACATGTTAACCGTCCGCTAAACGGATTGTTTAGCCACCTGGGTTTTGTTCCAAAAAATCTTGAATTTGACGCTATGGGAATTACCGGAAAAACCAGCGAAAAGTATGTTCGAAAACATTATGAATTAGAGGATAAAATTTCGTTAATTTATAATTCAGATGCTCATTTTTTAGAACAGATTGGCACCCGGTATTCAGTCTTTAATATTCAGGAATTATCTTTTCGTGAAGTAAAAACAGCTTTGAATCAGCAAGATAAAAGATTTGTTGAAATAGTATGA
- a CDS encoding ATP-binding protein has product MKLEFDIASGDFSKAGRASSRIKKMLKQLQVDPKVIKRIVVAIYEAEVNVVAHSVGGKMLAEIDGTGITVIVQDNGPGIEDIEKAMQEGYSTATKAVRNMGFGAGMGLPNINRNTDEFTIESEVGEGTVLTFRNNF; this is encoded by the coding sequence ATGAAGCTGGAATTCGACATAGCGAGTGGCGATTTTAGTAAGGCCGGGAGAGCTTCGAGCCGAATAAAAAAAATGCTGAAACAATTGCAGGTTGATCCGAAAGTGATCAAACGAATTGTGGTGGCCATATACGAAGCCGAGGTAAATGTTGTTGCTCATTCTGTGGGAGGAAAAATGCTGGCCGAAATCGACGGAACAGGGATTACTGTGATTGTACAGGATAACGGACCGGGTATTGAAGATATTGAAAAAGCGATGCAGGAAGGCTACTCAACCGCTACCAAAGCCGTTCGGAATATGGGTTTTGGTGCTGGAATGGGCTTGCCAAATATTAATAGGAATACCGATGAGTTTACGATTGAAAGCGAAGTAGGAGAGGGAACAGTATTAACTTTCAGAAATAATTTTTAG
- a CDS encoding DRTGG domain-containing protein encodes MKVSELVEKFGLKVFSGESGLENEISGGYVSDLLSDVMGNAQEGQVWITLQTHQNVMAIASLKELAAVILVKGFEPEEDTIEHSNEEGIPVLGTDKATFEMAGNLYITLT; translated from the coding sequence ATGAAGGTTTCTGAACTGGTTGAAAAATTTGGATTGAAAGTTTTTTCCGGCGAATCCGGACTAGAGAATGAAATTTCCGGCGGGTACGTTTCCGATCTGCTTAGCGATGTAATGGGAAATGCGCAGGAAGGGCAGGTGTGGATAACATTGCAAACGCACCAAAATGTAATGGCCATTGCCTCATTAAAAGAACTGGCAGCGGTAATTCTGGTAAAGGGTTTTGAGCCCGAAGAAGATACCATCGAACACAGTAACGAAGAAGGAATTCCTGTGCTGGGAACCGACAAAGCGACATTTGAAATGGCAGGTAATTTATACATTACTTTAACGTAA
- a CDS encoding (2Fe-2S) ferredoxin domain-containing protein, which yields MTKIKSLADLRKMKEEAQSKIKLRENSSNPDQVVQVKVGMATCGIASGAKETMKYFVEELEQEAIDAVVTQTGCMGYCYAEPTVEVKLPGKEPLVYGHVNKEKVHEIIDKYIKRGELVDGIIPVNFKTIDD from the coding sequence ATGACTAAAATTAAATCATTGGCTGATCTTCGGAAGATGAAAGAAGAAGCGCAGTCGAAAATCAAACTCAGGGAAAATAGTTCTAACCCTGATCAGGTTGTGCAAGTTAAAGTTGGGATGGCCACTTGTGGTATTGCATCAGGTGCCAAAGAAACCATGAAGTATTTTGTGGAAGAGCTGGAACAGGAAGCCATTGACGCGGTTGTTACTCAAACCGGATGTATGGGCTACTGTTATGCGGAACCGACTGTTGAAGTAAAATTGCCGGGAAAAGAACCGCTGGTTTACGGACATGTTAACAAAGAAAAGGTTCACGAAATAATTGATAAGTACATAAAACGCGGTGAGCTGGTTGACGGAATAATTCCTGTCAATTTTAAAACCATTGACGACTAA
- a CDS encoding glutathione peroxidase, translating to MKKLILINILLLAVITAFGQTSLHDFVVKDIEGNDFDLSTLKGKKVLVVNTASKCGLTPQFEQLQSVFEQYGGDDFVIIGFPANNFANQEPKSNSEIVEFCEMNYGVTFPMMSKISVKGDDMHPVYQWLTQKSKNGKQDSEVGWNFQKYLIDENGNLVDVIEPKVKPDNEKIISWITN from the coding sequence ATGAAAAAGCTAATTCTTATAAACATTTTATTACTGGCTGTAATTACAGCCTTTGGGCAAACTTCGCTACACGATTTTGTTGTAAAAGATATTGAAGGAAACGATTTCGATCTTTCCACATTAAAAGGGAAAAAAGTATTGGTTGTAAATACAGCATCGAAATGTGGATTAACTCCGCAGTTTGAACAATTGCAAAGTGTGTTTGAGCAATACGGAGGCGACGATTTTGTTATTATTGGATTTCCGGCCAATAATTTTGCCAACCAGGAGCCCAAAAGCAACTCCGAAATTGTTGAATTTTGCGAAATGAATTATGGAGTTACATTCCCCATGATGTCGAAAATTTCGGTGAAAGGCGATGATATGCACCCGGTGTACCAATGGCTGACTCAAAAAAGTAAAAACGGAAAACAGGATTCGGAAGTTGGCTGGAACTTTCAGAAATACCTGATTGACGAAAACGGAAATTTAGTTGACGTAATTGAACCTAAAGTAAAACCTGATAATGAAAAAATCATTAGCTGGATTACAAATTAA
- a CDS encoding ATP-binding protein, translated as MKTLSEHILDIVQNSVSAKATLIEIIVEEDKIADLCSLIIRDNGCGMSEETLAKAINPFFTSRTTRKVGLGIPLLKHNAEAAGGSFSLESELNVGTVLTARFQLSNIDRPPLGDIWETLYLTILSYTDGNLVYQHKTEKGEFKISSDELKEVLGDVSYQQKEIREGILELIKTNLEEIEVTR; from the coding sequence ATGAAAACACTGTCCGAACATATTCTTGATATTGTGCAGAACTCCGTAAGCGCAAAAGCGACATTGATTGAAATCATAGTTGAGGAGGATAAAATAGCAGACCTTTGTTCATTAATAATCAGAGACAACGGCTGCGGAATGAGCGAAGAAACGCTGGCCAAAGCTATTAATCCGTTCTTTACATCGCGAACTACCCGAAAAGTGGGTTTAGGCATTCCGCTATTGAAGCATAATGCCGAGGCTGCAGGGGGCAGTTTTTCCCTCGAATCGGAGCTAAATGTGGGCACCGTTTTAACAGCCCGTTTTCAACTGTCGAACATCGACCGCCCGCCGTTGGGCGATATTTGGGAAACCTTGTACCTGACGATATTAAGCTATACCGATGGAAATTTGGTGTACCAGCACAAAACAGAAAAGGGCGAGTTCAAGATAAGTTCCGATGAGTTGAAAGAAGTACTGGGCGATGTTTCGTATCAGCAAAAGGAAATACGCGAAGGGATTCTGGAGCTGATAAAAACGAATTTGGAAGAAATAGAAGTAACGAGATAA